From a region of the Mytilus galloprovincialis chromosome 3, xbMytGall1.hap1.1, whole genome shotgun sequence genome:
- the LOC143069182 gene encoding uncharacterized protein LOC143069182 — protein MASSVKQLCTICNDDGISNSAVTWCTECEVLLCGDCEKPHSKSHMSKNHKTMSADDYQKLPTFMQELSSQCQDHKKKFELYCSCHACPCCVQCVTDKHKMCQEMKPLSDILQQVKSSASVQLFEKDLNDVKENIDTAIKYLQTRITTTDTQKTKAIEKIRHMRNSIDDYLNKLEQDLLNDLESKHSQLKSNMASLMQQMEQRASQINQMQSQFSETTQYTSELQRFIVLREIEKITSQTTKYIEDLESGDHFIEKNLEVNLSSALQSFLQDVNSFGIININTTTSTLKIKAGRKDQAQHLIPKVPGVEQIKPSLLTRLTIPKDIKSLYITACLILPDGKFIILENNKKQLLLFRNDGIFIRIVVTFTEYPYDGCLVMNNTVAVTLRLGKRTVLVDVNRSKIIQSIQLSHECFGVASDCKTLVINDGGSQCTTVNLSDMSHTILEGMRGVYCISLFQGNIYGTNSSGNEVCCYKATGEPLWTFQHQDMISPRGLTLDKNGFVYIASVGNNSILVVSPDGKICKTILSVADGIKDLFAIDINRETGLMIVSSHTSGKKNEKSYQTCFVYKV, from the coding sequence ATGGCCTCATCAGTCAAACAACTTTGTACAATTTGCAATGACGATGGAATCTCCAATTCAGCAGTCACATGGTGCACAGAATGTGAGGTTTTATTGTGTGGAGATTGTGAAAAACCTCACAGCAAGTCACATATGTCTAAAAACCATAAAACCATGTCAGCTGATGATTACCAAAAGTTACCTACATTCATGCAAGAACTAAGTAGCCAGTGCCAAGACCACAAGAAGAAGTTTGAACTTTACTGTTCTTGCCATGCCTGTCCATGCTGTGTTCAGTGTGTCACTGATAAACACAAGATGTGTCAAGAAATGAAACCTTTGTCAGATATCCTTCAGCAAGTCAAATCATCTGCCTCAGTACaactttttgaaaaagatttaaaCGATGTGAAGGAAAACATAGATACAGCCATAAAGTATCTGCAAACCAGGATCACTACCACCGATACTCAGAAAACCAAGGCCATTGAGAAAATACGGCATATGAGGAATTCGATTGATGATTACTTAAACAAATTAGAGCAAGACTTACTTAATGACTTAGAGTCTAAACATTCACAGCTTAAATCAAATATGGCCAGTCTCATGCAACAAATGGAACAGCGAGCCAGTCAGATAAACCAAATGCAGAGCCAGTTTTCCGAAACGACACAATATACTTCAGAGTTACAAAGGTTTATTGTTCTAAGAGAGATTGAGAAAATTACATCACAAACGACAAAATATATAGAAGATTTAGAAAGTGGAGAccacttcattgaaaaaaatCTAGAGGTCAACCTTTCGTCTGCTCTACAATCATTTTTACAAGATGTCAATTCATTTGGAATTATCAATATCAATACCACCACTTCTACTCTAAAAATAAAGGCTGGAAGAAAAGATCAAGCCCAGCACTTGATTCCAAAAGTTCCTGGAGTGGAACAAATAAAACCATCCTTGTTGACAAGACTGACAATTCCAAAAGATATAAAGTCTTTATATATAACTGCCTGTCTTATATTACCTGATGGTAAATTTATAATacttgaaaacaacaaaaaacaactacTGTTGTTCAGAAATGATGGCATTTTTATCAGAATAGTAGTAACATTCACAGAGTATCCATATGATGGTTGCCTAGTCATGAATAATACAGTGGCTGTCACATTGAGACTAGGAAAACGGACAGTCCTGGTGGATGTAAATAGAAGTAAAATTATTCAATCAATTCAACTTTCTCATGAATGTTTTGGAGTAGCAAGTGATTGTAAAACTTTGGTCATCAATGATGGTGGCAGCCAGTGTACTACAGTGAATCTGAGTGACATGTCTCATACAATCTTAGAAGGAATGAGAGGAGTGTAttgtatttcattattccaaGGAAATATCTATGGTACCAATTCCAGTGGAAATGAAGTCTGCTGTTACAAAGCTACCGGTGAACCTCTATGGACATTTCAGCATCAAGACATGATCAGTCCACGAGGACTTACATTAGACAAAAATGGTTTTGTTTATATAGCCTCTGTTGGAAACAACAGTATACTGGTAGTATCACCAGATGGTAAGATCTGTAAGACAATACTATCAGTTGCTGATGGAATCAAAGATCTTTTTGCTATAGACATCaacagagaaactggattgatGATAGTGTCAAGTCATACAAGTGGTAAGAAAAATGAGAAATCATATCAgacatgttttgtttataaagtttga
- the LOC143069184 gene encoding uncharacterized protein LOC143069184 — MASSVKQLCTICNDDGISNSAVTWCTECEVLFCGDCEKPHSKSHLSKNHKTMSADDYQKLPTFMQEISSQCQDHKKKFELYCSCHACPCCVQCVTDKHKMCQEMKPLSDILQQVKSSASVQLFETDLKDVKENIDTAIKYLQTRITTTNTQNTKAIEKIRYMRKSIDDYLNKLEQDLLNDLECKHLKLTFNMATLVQQMEQRASQINQMQIQFSETTQSTSELQRFIALREIEKITSQTTKYIEDLESGDHFIEKNLEVNLSSALQSFLQDVNSFGIININTTTSTLKIKTGRKDQAQHLIPKVPGVEQIKPSLLTRLTIPEDIKTLNITACLILPDGKFIILDRNRKQLLLFRNDGIFIRKVVTFKQCPYDDCLVRNNTVAVTLGLGKRTVLVDVNRSKIIQSIQLSNECFGVASDGKTLVISSWRQCTTVNLSDMSHTILEGMRGVYRISLFQGNIYGTNSSGNEVCCYKATGEPLWTFQHQDMISPRGLTLDKNGFVYIASAGNNSILVVSPDGKICKTILSVAGGIKDLFAIDINRETGLMIVSNHISDEKNEKSYETCFVYKV; from the coding sequence ATGGCCTCATCAGTCAAACAACTTTGTACAATTTGCAATGACGATGGAATCTCCAATTCAGCAGTCACATGGTGCACAGAATGTGAGGTTTTATTTTGTGGAGACTGTGAAAAACCTCACAGCAAGTCACATCTGTCTAAAAACCATAAAACCATGTCAGCTGATGATTACCAAAAGTTACCTACATTCATGCAAGAAATAAGTAGCCAGTGCCAAGACCACAAGAAGAAGTTTGAACTTTACTGTTCTTGCCATGCCTGTCCATGCTGTGTTCAGTGTGTCACTGATAAACACAAGATGTGTCAAGAAATGAAACCTTTGTCAGATATCCTTCAGCAAGTGAAATCATCTGCCTCAGTGCAACTTTTTGAAACAGATTTAAAGGATGTGAAGGAAAACATAGATACAGCCATAAAGTATCTGCAAACCAGGATCACTACAACCAATACTCAGAACACCAAAGCCATTGAGAAAATACGGTATATGAGGAAGTCGATTGATGATTACTTAAACAAATTAGAGCAAGACTTACTTAATGACTTAGAGTGTAAACATTTAAAACTGACATTTAACATGGCCACTCTCGTGCAACAAATGGAACAGCGAGCCAGTCAGATAAACCAAATGCAGATACAGTTTTCCGAAACGACACAATCTACTTCAGAGTTACAAAGGTTTATTGCTCTAAGAGAGATTGAGAAAATTACATCACAAACGACAAAATATATAGAAGATTTAGAAAGTGGAGAccacttcattgaaaaaaatCTAGAGGTCAACCTTTCATCTGCTCTACAATCATTTTTACAAGATGTCAATTCATTTGGAATTATCAATATCAATACCACCACTTCTACTCTGAAAATCAAGACTGGAAGAAAAGATCAAGCCCAGCACTTGATTCCAAAAGTTCCTGGAGTGGAACAAATAAAACCATCCTTGTTGACAAGACTGACAATTCCAGAAGACATTAAGACTTTAAATATAACTGCCTGTCTTATATTACCTGATGGTAAATTTATAATACTTGATAGGAACAGAAAACAACTACTGTTATTCAGAAATGATGGCATTTTTATCAGAAAAGTAGTAACATTCAAACAGTGTCCATATGATGATTGCCTTGTCAGGAATAATACAGTGGCTGTCACATTGGGACTAGGAAAACGGACAGTCCTGGTGGATGTAAATAGAAGTAAAATTATTCAATCAATACAACTTTCTAATGAATGTTTTGGAGTAGCAAGTGATGGTAAAACTTTGGTTATCAGTAGTTGGAGGCAGTGTACTACAGTGAATCTGAGTGACATGTCTCATACAATCTTAGAAGGAATGAGAGGAGTGTATCGTATTTCATTATTCCAAGGAAATATCTATGGTACCAATTCCAGTGGGAATGAAGTCTGCTGTTACAAAGCTACTGGTGAACCTCTATGGACATTTCAGCATCAAGACATGATCAGTCCACGAGGACTTACATTAGACAAAAATGGTTTTGTTTATATAGCCTCTGCTGGAAACAACAGTATACTGGTAGTATCACCCGATGGTAAGATCTGTAAGACAATACTATCAGTTGCTGGTGGAATCAAAGATCTTTTTGCTATAGACATCaacagagaaactggattgatGATAGTGTCAAATCATATAAGTGatgagaaaaatgaaaaatcatatgagacatgttttgtttacaaagtttga